One window from the genome of Hoplias malabaricus isolate fHopMal1 chromosome X2, fHopMal1.hap1, whole genome shotgun sequence encodes:
- the LOC136677328 gene encoding protein FAM78A-like, with translation MGCIQSVRPKANFYENFTVLELNTSIDSNPTVIDESSSVVLRYRTPYFRATAQVQVPPVVRKEIWTIGWIQACNQMDFFNYYGEDGISSWELPELRDGRIQAISDSDGVNYPWYGCTTEMYTIVGPTKKNTTLTVSMNDNFSPSVTWSVPTGTTSSPPLLSSIQRDQRFTTWLVAMNEATAEMVLLRTLRWRMRLAIKVDPEKPLGQRAHLLEPLTQEQPEILSKNEPIPENALVKPNANDAQVLIWRPRKGEPIVVIPPKHSPS, from the exons ATGGGCTGCATACAGAGTGTGCGACCAAAAGCAAACTTCTATGAAAATTTCACAGTTCTGGAACTAAACACCTCAATAGACTCTAACCCCACTGTGATCGATGAGTCGTCCAGTGTGGTACTGCGGTACCGCACCCCCTACTTCAGAGCCACCGCTCAGGTGCAGGTTCCCCCAGTGGTCCGCAAAGAGATCTGGACAATAGGTTGGATCCAGGCTTGCAACCAAATGGATTTCTTTAATTACTATGGCGAGGACGGAAT ATCGAGCTGGGAACTTCCTGAGCTGAGAGATGGGCGCATCCAGGCCATCAGTGACTCAGATGGTGTGAACTACCCATGGTATGGCTGCACCACTGAGATGTACACCATTGTGGGGCCTACCAAGAAGAACACTACCCTCACAGTCAGCATGAATGACAACTTCAGCCCCAGTGTGACTTGGAGTGTCCCCACAGGGACAACCAGTAGCCCCCCATTGCTCAGCTCCATCCAGAGGGATCAGCGCTTCACCACTTGGCTGGTGGCCATGAATGAGGCCACAGCCGAGATGGTGCTGCTCCGGACTCTCCGCTGGAGGATGAGGCTTGCCATCAAAGTGGACCCAGAGAAGCCTCTTGGTCAGAGAGCCCATCTCCTGGAGCCCCTTACTCAGGAACAGCCGGAAATCCTCTCCAAAAATGAACCCATCCCAGAAAATGCCTTGGTCAAACCCAATGCCAATGATGCTCAGGTGCTAATCTGGAGGCCTAGAAAAGGGGAGCCTATTGTGGTCATCCCACCTAAGCACTCACCTAGCTAG
- the LOC136677442 gene encoding inactive phospholipid phosphatase 7-like isoform X2 produces the protein MPTSQSRSRARNVLNRPEFMSLHHQPVRATETRSSTRRPSYKGQGQVQGGEAQQDAAENCRERKEFPEEDCMQLNPSFKGIAINSLLAIDISLSKRLGVCARTTSSWGSMRAVVNLLALTGHGIPWIFGTIVCLTRSNTLAGQEVLVNLLLALLLDIMTVAGIQKLVKRKGPYEMSPSFLDYIAMDVYSFPAAHASRAVMVAKFLLAHLVLAVPLRILLVLWAVLVGMSRVLLGRHHLSDVGCGFALGFLHYTLVEMVWLPSSTCQTLISISTLNWSPFY, from the exons ATGCCCACGAGCCAAAGTCGATCCAGGGCGAGAAACGTCCTGAACAGGCCCGAGTTCATGTCCCTTCACCACCAGCCAGTGCGAGCTACGGAGACTCGATCGAGCACGCGCAGGCCGTCGTACAAAGGCCAGGGGCAGGTGCAGGGCGGCGAGGCGCAGCAGGACGCGGCGGAGAACTGCAGAGAGCGCAAAGAGTTCCCGGAGGAGGACTGCATGCAGCTCAACCCGTCCTTCAAAGGCATCGCCATCAACTCGCTGCTCGCCATCGACATCAGTCTGTCCAAAAGGCTCGGCGTTTGCGCGCGCACCACCTCGTCCTGGGGCAGCATGCGCGCGGTGGTCAATTTACTGGCGCTGACCGGTCACGGCATCCCGTGGATCTTCGGTACCATCGTGTGCCTCACGAGGAGCAACACGCTCGCGGGGCAGGAGGTGCTCGTCAACTTGCTGTTAG CTCTCTTATTGGATATTATGACAGTGGCAGGGATACAGAAGTTGGTCAAGCGCAAAGGCCCCTATGAGATGTCACCTAGTTTCCTGGACTACATCGCCATGGATGTGTACTCGTTCCCTGCAGCTCATGCCAGCCGGGCAGTAATGGTGGCCAAGTTCCTACTGGCCCACTTGGTGCTGGCGGTCCCTCTGCGAATCCTGCTGGTTCTGTGGGCTGTGCTGGTGGGCATGTCTCGTGTCCTGCTGGGACGACACCACCTTTCAGACGTGGGATGTGGCTTCGCTCTGGGATTTCTCCATTACACCCTGGTGGAGATGGTATGGTTGCCATCCAGCACTTGTCAGACTCTCATCTCCATCAGCACGCTCAACTGGAGCCCCTTTTATTGA
- the LOC136677442 gene encoding inactive phospholipid phosphatase 7-like isoform X1 has translation MPTSQSRSRARNVLNRPEFMSLHHQPVRATETRSSTRRPSYKGQGQVQGGEAQQDAAENCRERKEFPEEDCMQLNPSFKGIAINSLLAIDISLSKRLGVCARTTSSWGSMRAVVNLLALTGHGIPWIFGTIVCLTRSNTLAGQEVLVNLLLSYPTSDYIHKLTKRLLLAALLLDIMTVAGIQKLVKRKGPYEMSPSFLDYIAMDVYSFPAAHASRAVMVAKFLLAHLVLAVPLRILLVLWAVLVGMSRVLLGRHHLSDVGCGFALGFLHYTLVEMVWLPSSTCQTLISISTLNWSPFY, from the exons ATGCCCACGAGCCAAAGTCGATCCAGGGCGAGAAACGTCCTGAACAGGCCCGAGTTCATGTCCCTTCACCACCAGCCAGTGCGAGCTACGGAGACTCGATCGAGCACGCGCAGGCCGTCGTACAAAGGCCAGGGGCAGGTGCAGGGCGGCGAGGCGCAGCAGGACGCGGCGGAGAACTGCAGAGAGCGCAAAGAGTTCCCGGAGGAGGACTGCATGCAGCTCAACCCGTCCTTCAAAGGCATCGCCATCAACTCGCTGCTCGCCATCGACATCAGTCTGTCCAAAAGGCTCGGCGTTTGCGCGCGCACCACCTCGTCCTGGGGCAGCATGCGCGCGGTGGTCAATTTACTGGCGCTGACCGGTCACGGCATCCCGTGGATCTTCGGTACCATCGTGTGCCTCACGAGGAGCAACACGCTCGCGGGGCAGGAGGTGCTCGTCAACTTGCT GCTGTCATATCCCACATCTGATTATATCCACAAACTAACAAAGCGTCTTCTACTTGCAGCTCTCTTATTGGATATTATGACAGTGGCAGGGATACAGAAGTTGGTCAAGCGCAAAGGCCCCTATGAGATGTCACCTAGTTTCCTGGACTACATCGCCATGGATGTGTACTCGTTCCCTGCAGCTCATGCCAGCCGGGCAGTAATGGTGGCCAAGTTCCTACTGGCCCACTTGGTGCTGGCGGTCCCTCTGCGAATCCTGCTGGTTCTGTGGGCTGTGCTGGTGGGCATGTCTCGTGTCCTGCTGGGACGACACCACCTTTCAGACGTGGGATGTGGCTTCGCTCTGGGATTTCTCCATTACACCCTGGTGGAGATGGTATGGTTGCCATCCAGCACTTGTCAGACTCTCATCTCCATCAGCACGCTCAACTGGAGCCCCTTTTATTGA
- the LOC136676952 gene encoding endothelial differentiation-related factor 1 homolog, producing MAESDWDTVTVLRKKGSAAQSKSKQAVTAAQRRGEEVETTKKWSAGQNKQHLVTKNTAKLDRETEELHHDRVTLEVGKVIQKGRQDKGLTQKDLATKINEKQQIIADYECGKAIPNNQVMGKIERAIGLKLRGKDIGLPFEAGPKNK from the exons ATGGCGGAGAGTGACTGGGACACCGTGACTGTTCTGAGGAAGAAGGGATCCGCCGCTCAGTCCAAATCTAAACAG GCTGTAACTGCCGCCCAGAGACGAGGAGAAGAAGTCGAGACCACAAAGAAGT GGTCTGCTGGGCAGAATAAGCAACATCTTGTCACCAAAAATACAGCCAAActggacagagaaacagaggagctCCATCATGACAGAGTGACTCTTGAGGTTGGAAAAGTAATTCAGAAGGGCCGGCAAGATAAAGGCTTGACTCAGAAGGACCTGGCCACT aaaattaatgagaaacaacaaataatcgCCGACTACGAATGTGGGAAGGCCATCCCCAACAATCAAGTAATGGGAAAGATAGAGAGAGCTATTG GACTGAAACTTCGTGGAAAAGACATTGGACTGCCCTTTGAAGCAGGGCCCaagaataaatga
- the LOC136676442 gene encoding putative uncharacterized protein BRD3OS, whose translation MSERCPLADKAMSDTFARLRYRDTSLLIWQQQQLELEKAPPASYLNRSQSAVYSRFGNQAIVIRDKKSLPPPPDSGSTVCTVM comes from the coding sequence ATGTCTGAGAGGTGTCCTCTGGCCGACAAGGCCATGTCCGACACCTTTGCTAGACTCCGATACAGAGACACTTCACTGCTGATCTGGCAGCAGCAGCAACTCGAGCTGGAAAAGGCGCCGCCTGCCAGTTACCTGAACCGGAGTCAGAGCGCCGTGTACAGCCGCTTCGGCAACCAGGCCATAGTCATCCGCGATAAGAAAAGCCTCCCACCCCCACCTGACTCCGGCTCCACTGTCTGTACTGTCATGTAA